In Actinoplanes sp. NBC_00393, a single genomic region encodes these proteins:
- a CDS encoding biliverdin-producing heme oxygenase, whose amino-acid sequence MTGFATRIRRATMVEHREAENRTFISRLMAGTVPLDGFAELTAQYLAVYRELESAADLMRTDAVAGPFADPALFRVAALESDLAHLYGPDWESRVTTLAATERYTQRLREHCRTSPAHFIAHHYVRYLGDLSGGQLIGRSLAATYGLDQAGTSFYRFEQIPDPRAYKTAYRERLDALDLPEEELAAMVAEAQLAFGFNGAVFQELGTAYPDDVAAAA is encoded by the coding sequence ATGACCGGATTCGCGACCCGCATCCGCCGCGCCACGATGGTCGAGCACCGGGAGGCCGAGAACCGGACCTTCATCTCCCGCCTGATGGCCGGCACCGTCCCGCTCGACGGGTTCGCCGAGCTCACTGCCCAGTACCTGGCGGTCTACCGGGAGCTCGAGTCGGCCGCCGACCTGATGCGCACCGACGCGGTGGCGGGCCCGTTCGCCGATCCGGCCCTGTTCCGGGTCGCCGCCCTCGAGTCCGATCTGGCCCACCTGTACGGGCCGGACTGGGAGAGCCGGGTCACGACGCTGGCCGCCACCGAGCGCTACACGCAGCGGCTGCGCGAGCACTGCCGTACGTCGCCGGCCCACTTCATCGCCCACCACTACGTCCGCTACCTGGGTGATCTCAGCGGTGGCCAGCTGATCGGCCGCTCGCTGGCCGCGACGTACGGCCTGGACCAGGCCGGCACCTCGTTCTACCGCTTCGAGCAGATCCCCGACCCGCGCGCCTACAAGACGGCGTACCGGGAACGGCTGGACGCCCTCGATCTGCCGGAGGAGGAGCTGGCCGCGATGGTCGCCGAGGCCCAGCTGGCCTTCGGTTTCAACGGTGCGGTCTTCCAGGAGCTCGGCACCGCCTACCCGGACGACGTGGCCGCCGCGGCCTGA
- a CDS encoding WxL protein peptidoglycan domain-containing protein yields the protein MIVRGVLAAVLLLILAPAPASAAPGDTGVRWSVQPSTAKGPDGRDFIIRRAAPGERLTDYVGITNLTAKPQTFTVYGTDAYNTDDGSFALLAAAEKPTDIGSWIALGAREYTVPANTRLDVPFSITVPANATPGDHAGGVIASIAEEQTDANGQKVLVDRRVAARVYLTVAGAVAPTLKIDTVRLEYAQSANPADGGVMTVSYLVRNTGNQRLDGTGSVRVTGPFGWQLARTEAMEIPELLPGGSVTITERIVGVQPAIRLSAHVDVEPAAFDQKLPAVSRGTGVWAWPWVLIVVLGVAVLYLFFRFIRFIRRRRAMARAQSVEAGLDTVTTP from the coding sequence ATGATCGTCCGGGGCGTGCTGGCCGCCGTACTTCTTCTGATCCTGGCACCTGCGCCCGCGTCGGCCGCGCCGGGCGACACCGGCGTGCGCTGGTCCGTGCAACCGTCGACCGCGAAAGGTCCGGACGGGCGGGACTTCATCATCCGGCGCGCGGCCCCCGGCGAACGGCTCACCGACTACGTCGGCATCACCAACCTCACCGCGAAACCACAGACCTTCACCGTGTACGGCACTGACGCGTACAACACCGACGACGGTTCGTTCGCGCTGCTAGCGGCGGCGGAGAAGCCCACCGACATCGGGTCGTGGATCGCGCTCGGCGCCCGCGAGTACACCGTGCCGGCGAACACCCGCCTGGACGTGCCCTTCTCGATCACGGTCCCGGCGAACGCGACGCCCGGTGACCACGCGGGCGGGGTGATCGCCTCGATCGCCGAGGAGCAGACCGACGCCAACGGCCAGAAAGTGCTGGTGGATCGCCGGGTCGCGGCCCGCGTCTATCTCACCGTGGCAGGCGCGGTCGCGCCCACCTTGAAGATCGACACCGTACGCCTGGAGTACGCGCAGTCCGCGAACCCGGCCGACGGCGGCGTGATGACCGTGAGCTATCTGGTCCGCAACACCGGCAACCAGCGGCTCGACGGCACCGGCTCGGTACGCGTCACCGGCCCCTTCGGCTGGCAGTTGGCCCGCACGGAGGCGATGGAGATCCCGGAACTGCTTCCTGGCGGTTCGGTGACGATCACCGAGAGGATCGTCGGGGTGCAGCCGGCGATCCGCCTCTCCGCGCACGTCGACGTGGAACCCGCCGCTTTCGACCAGAAACTCCCGGCGGTCTCCCGCGGCACCGGCGTCTGGGCCTGGCCGTGGGTCCTGATCGTCGTCCTGGGCGTCGCCGTCCTGTACCTGTTCTTCCGCTTCATCCGCTTCATTCGTCGACGCCGGGCGATGGCCCGGGCACAGTCGGTGGAAGCGGGTCTGGACACCGTGACCACTCCATGA
- a CDS encoding HtaA domain-containing protein encodes MGTNNGPHRVAMWAGAIAIGAATALTGAAPALAAPVDVAGGSLDWGFKASFRTYVSTGNGTPPIAVSDGATRNTDGTFDFPAKGGTYDSAVGTATVNYSGTVVFSYPSHMFEITLANPTLVVDGDGTGSLLADVDLVANGGTTQQHLDQAEIATVATTAPTVADGDVTFSNLATTLTAAGASAFTGFYTAGTALDPLTATASDQATDPTDPTDPTDPTDPTDPTDPTDPEPGTGSAAQRITAAVTGGALTLTSAGSAVALAGATPGQTATGSLNAVTVSDLRGTNSGWDLVGQVTDFTSTGGGAIPAANLGWEPTAAVVNSGLVAADGVQNAVTPGNPVAPGTGLGTSRTLCSAETGSSLGSSTCGAALKLGVPESSAAGEYSAVLTLTLA; translated from the coding sequence ATGGGCACAAACAACGGCCCGCATCGGGTCGCCATGTGGGCCGGTGCGATCGCGATCGGCGCCGCCACGGCGCTGACCGGGGCCGCACCCGCCCTCGCAGCACCGGTCGACGTGGCTGGTGGCAGCCTCGACTGGGGATTCAAGGCGTCGTTCCGGACGTACGTCTCGACCGGCAACGGCACCCCGCCGATCGCGGTCAGCGACGGCGCCACCCGCAACACCGACGGGACCTTCGACTTCCCGGCGAAGGGTGGCACGTACGACAGCGCAGTCGGAACCGCCACGGTGAACTACAGCGGGACGGTCGTCTTCTCGTACCCGTCGCACATGTTCGAGATCACCCTCGCCAACCCGACCCTGGTCGTGGACGGCGACGGCACCGGCTCGCTGCTCGCCGACGTGGACCTGGTCGCGAACGGCGGCACCACGCAGCAGCACCTCGACCAGGCCGAGATCGCCACCGTGGCGACCACCGCGCCCACGGTCGCGGACGGTGACGTGACGTTCTCGAACCTCGCCACCACGCTGACCGCCGCGGGCGCCAGCGCGTTCACCGGCTTCTACACGGCCGGCACCGCGCTCGACCCGCTGACCGCCACGGCCTCGGACCAGGCGACGGACCCGACGGACCCGACGGATCCCACCGATCCGACGGACCCGACCGATCCGACCGACCCCACCGACCCGGAGCCGGGCACCGGTTCCGCGGCGCAGCGGATCACCGCGGCCGTCACCGGCGGCGCGCTGACCCTGACCTCGGCCGGCTCGGCCGTGGCCCTGGCCGGCGCCACCCCGGGGCAGACCGCGACCGGCAGCCTCAACGCGGTCACGGTCAGCGACCTGCGCGGCACCAACTCCGGCTGGGACCTGGTCGGCCAGGTCACCGACTTCACGTCCACCGGTGGCGGCGCCATCCCGGCCGCCAACCTGGGCTGGGAGCCGACCGCCGCGGTCGTCAACAGCGGCCTGGTCGCCGCGGACGGCGTGCAGAACGCGGTCACCCCGGGCAACCCGGTCGCGCCGGGCACCGGCCTGGGCACCAGCCGCACCCTCTGCAGTGCGGAAACCGGGAGCAGCCTCGGCAGCTCCACCTGTGGCGCGGCGCTGAAGCTCGGTGTTCCCGAGTCCAGCGCGGCGGGTGAGTACAGCGCCGTGCTCACTCTGACGCTCGCCTGA
- a CDS encoding heme/hemin ABC transporter substrate-binding protein → MNRLVLTGLLTATMALAGGCTAVSEVGPEADPAAGCGVTTAKLASEDITPLDPRPTPQLPVTVDSADKRKVTVKSADRILAVNLYGSLAEIVFSLGLGDRMIGRDTSTTFPAAAALPLVTPQGHDLSAEAVLKLNPTVLLADDSIGPPTVLEQIRKAGIPVVLVDDEQNLEAVPRHIRAVATALGVPDAGEKLVQRVQSEIDAARKSAPKDGTPPRIAFLYVRGTAGVFLIGGKDAGSDAMIEAIGAVDAGKAAGLSKFRPLTSEGLINAAPDVILVMTEGLNSVDGVDGLLKLPGVAQTPAGINRRIVDMDDGILLNFGARTGKAVEALAKAVYGPCN, encoded by the coding sequence ATGAACCGGCTTGTTCTGACCGGACTGCTGACGGCCACGATGGCGCTGGCCGGCGGGTGCACCGCGGTCAGCGAGGTGGGGCCGGAGGCCGATCCCGCCGCCGGCTGCGGCGTCACCACCGCGAAGCTGGCCAGCGAGGACATCACCCCGCTCGACCCGCGGCCCACCCCGCAGCTGCCGGTCACTGTGGACTCCGCCGACAAGCGCAAGGTCACGGTGAAGAGCGCCGACCGGATCCTCGCGGTGAACCTCTACGGTTCGCTCGCCGAGATCGTCTTCAGCCTCGGGCTCGGCGACCGGATGATCGGCCGGGACACCTCGACGACCTTCCCCGCTGCGGCCGCGTTGCCGCTGGTCACGCCGCAGGGGCACGACCTGTCCGCCGAGGCGGTCCTGAAGCTGAACCCGACCGTGCTGCTCGCCGACGACAGCATCGGGCCGCCTACTGTCCTGGAGCAGATCCGCAAGGCCGGCATCCCGGTGGTGCTCGTCGACGACGAGCAGAACCTGGAAGCGGTGCCCCGGCACATCCGGGCGGTCGCCACGGCGCTCGGTGTTCCGGACGCCGGGGAGAAGCTGGTCCAGCGCGTGCAGTCGGAGATCGACGCGGCCAGGAAGAGCGCGCCGAAGGACGGCACCCCGCCCCGGATCGCGTTCCTCTACGTCCGCGGCACGGCCGGAGTGTTCCTGATCGGCGGCAAGGACGCCGGCTCGGACGCGATGATCGAGGCGATCGGCGCGGTGGACGCCGGGAAAGCGGCCGGGCTCAGCAAGTTCCGGCCGCTGACCAGCGAAGGTCTGATCAACGCGGCGCCCGACGTGATCCTGGTGATGACTGAGGGGCTGAACTCGGTCGACGGAGTGGACGGGCTGCTGAAGTTGCCCGGGGTCGCGCAGACGCCGGCCGGGATCAACCGGCGGATCGTGGACATGGACGACGGGATCCTGCTCAACTTCGGCGCGCGTACCGGCAAGGCGGTCGAAGCCCTGGCCAAGGCGGTATACGGCCCGTGCAACTGA
- a CDS encoding FecCD family ABC transporter permease, whose amino-acid sequence MALLLLAVCLVAAGKGQVPISPAEVLGSLLHRIGLEIGPLPAAVQGENALWLVRFPRVVLAVVVGASLGCAGALMQGVFGNPLAEPGVVGVSAGAAVGAAAAIVSGVTLFGAWSTAAAAFAGGIVTTLIVYAMSRAAGRTEVVTLVLTGVAVNATAGALLGLLMFLTDDDGVRAIAFWQLGSLAQATWAAVAVAGPGAVIGLAVAAACARRLDLLALGERPARHLGVDTERLRITAIVATALLTASAVAFTGIISFVGLVVPHLVRMIAGPGHRVLIPASALGGAVVVVAGDLIARTVIEYQELPLGVLTAVVGGPAFFWLLRRTRARAGGWG is encoded by the coding sequence TTGGCCCTTCTGCTCCTGGCGGTCTGCCTGGTCGCGGCGGGTAAGGGGCAGGTGCCGATCTCGCCGGCCGAGGTGCTGGGGTCGCTACTGCATCGCATCGGCCTCGAGATCGGGCCGCTGCCGGCGGCCGTGCAGGGCGAGAACGCGTTGTGGCTGGTCCGGTTCCCGCGGGTGGTGCTCGCGGTGGTGGTGGGAGCGTCGCTGGGCTGCGCCGGCGCGCTGATGCAGGGCGTGTTCGGCAATCCGCTCGCCGAGCCCGGCGTCGTCGGCGTCTCGGCCGGCGCTGCGGTCGGAGCGGCCGCAGCCATCGTGAGTGGCGTCACCCTCTTCGGTGCGTGGAGCACGGCGGCAGCCGCCTTTGCCGGCGGCATCGTGACCACCCTGATCGTGTACGCGATGTCGCGCGCCGCCGGCCGCACCGAAGTCGTCACGCTGGTCCTGACCGGCGTGGCGGTCAACGCCACCGCGGGCGCCCTGCTCGGCCTGCTGATGTTCCTGACCGACGACGACGGCGTCCGCGCCATCGCGTTCTGGCAGCTCGGCAGCCTGGCCCAGGCCACCTGGGCGGCCGTGGCGGTGGCCGGACCCGGCGCGGTGATCGGCCTCGCGGTGGCCGCCGCCTGCGCACGCCGCCTCGACCTGCTGGCCCTCGGGGAACGCCCGGCCCGGCACCTCGGCGTCGACACCGAACGGCTCCGGATCACCGCGATCGTGGCGACCGCGCTGCTCACCGCGTCGGCGGTGGCCTTCACCGGGATCATCAGCTTCGTCGGGCTGGTCGTGCCACACCTGGTCCGGATGATCGCCGGGCCCGGTCACCGGGTGCTGATCCCGGCCAGCGCACTGGGCGGCGCGGTCGTCGTGGTCGCCGGCGACCTGATCGCCCGGACCGTCATCGAATACCAGGAGCTGCCGCTCGGCGTGCTCACCGCGGTGGTCGGCGGGCCGGCCTTCTTCTGGCTGCTGCGCCGCACCCGAGCAAGGGCCGGAGGTTGGGGATGA
- a CDS encoding heme ABC transporter ATP-binding protein encodes MKATGIRVELGGRRVVDDVDLHADAGEVVALIGPNGAGKSTLLAALSGDLDFAGRVEIGGREIGSYKPVELARQRSMLPQRATLSFPFEAGEVIRMGRAPWTGRPEAADDEREVAEAMRVTETSGFARRPFPALSGGEQARVALARVLAQRTPVLLLDEPTAALDLRHQELVMRAARDRAASGAAVVVVLHDLGLAAAYADRAYILAEGRVRQSGPPSEVFTESLLSDVYQHEVEVLNHPRTGTPLVVPRRTT; translated from the coding sequence ATGAAAGCGACCGGAATCCGCGTCGAGCTCGGCGGCCGCCGGGTCGTCGACGACGTGGACCTGCATGCCGACGCCGGCGAGGTAGTGGCGTTGATCGGCCCGAACGGCGCCGGCAAGTCCACTTTGCTCGCCGCCCTCTCCGGCGACCTGGACTTCGCCGGGCGGGTGGAGATCGGCGGGCGGGAGATCGGCTCCTACAAGCCGGTCGAACTGGCCCGGCAGCGGTCGATGCTGCCGCAGCGGGCGACCCTGTCGTTCCCGTTCGAGGCCGGCGAGGTGATCCGGATGGGGCGGGCGCCGTGGACCGGACGGCCGGAGGCTGCCGACGACGAGCGCGAGGTCGCCGAGGCCATGCGGGTCACCGAGACCAGCGGGTTCGCCCGGCGGCCGTTCCCCGCGCTGTCCGGCGGCGAGCAGGCCCGGGTGGCGCTGGCCCGGGTGCTCGCGCAGCGTACGCCGGTGCTGCTGCTCGACGAACCCACCGCCGCGCTCGACCTGCGGCATCAGGAGCTGGTTATGCGCGCGGCGCGAGACCGCGCCGCGAGCGGCGCAGCGGTGGTGGTCGTCCTGCACGATCTGGGGCTGGCAGCGGCGTACGCCGACCGCGCGTACATCCTGGCCGAAGGGCGGGTCCGGCAGTCCGGCCCGCCCTCCGAGGTGTTCACCGAGTCACTGCTCAGCGACGTCTACCAGCACGAGGTGGAGGTGCTGAACCATCCCCGCACCGGCACCCCGCTGGTGGTCCCCCGACGAACTACTTGA
- a CDS encoding ECF transporter S component: protein MRLTTRFLMACAAIGAATGVLLIPANFLAFAVSATVPLVYAAFLGVWLLGPVVAMAVLRRPGAALLTMLIAGIINIPTPAGPSAIVTNLMVGVALELGFLVTRYRIWRPWLFYVTALAFETFYAISAYTFFNIDDMALAVRGVFFGLMALSAVLFTWLGLVIAGRLAATGVARGIAPAKRAAAT from the coding sequence ATGAGACTGACCACCCGTTTCCTCATGGCGTGCGCGGCGATCGGCGCGGCCACCGGCGTACTTCTGATCCCGGCCAACTTCCTGGCCTTCGCCGTCTCGGCCACGGTTCCGCTGGTGTACGCCGCGTTCCTCGGGGTCTGGCTGCTCGGCCCGGTCGTCGCGATGGCGGTGCTGCGGCGGCCGGGTGCGGCACTGCTCACCATGCTGATCGCCGGCATCATCAACATCCCCACCCCGGCCGGGCCGTCGGCGATCGTCACCAACCTGATGGTCGGTGTCGCCCTGGAGCTGGGCTTCCTGGTCACCCGGTACCGGATCTGGCGGCCCTGGCTGTTCTACGTGACGGCGCTGGCATTCGAGACGTTCTACGCGATTTCGGCGTACACCTTCTTCAACATCGACGACATGGCGCTCGCCGTGCGGGGTGTCTTCTTCGGACTGATGGCGCTCAGCGCCGTGCTCTTCACCTGGCTCGGGCTGGTGATCGCCGGCCGCCTCGCGGCCACCGGTGTCGCCCGCGGCATCGCGCCGGCGAAACGGGCGGCGGCGACGTGA